One Flavobacteriales bacterium DNA segment encodes these proteins:
- the panC gene encoding pantoate--beta-alanine ligase, giving the protein MDILTDIYSLKQLLSTYKSKGKNIGFVPTMGALHDGHLFLVNLAQKDCDIVVCSIYINPTQFNDSNDLENYPVTIEQDIKLLKTQKCDILFMPSHDEMYPEGLKTNNFELNNIDKVLEGSKRPGHFDGVCTIVHRLFSIVEADYAYFGEKDFQQLAIIKQVVKSLSLPIKIKSGETVRENDGLAKSSRNTLLTKEERQIAPLIYKSLMKAKLAYNKSSYEELKKMIIDDINNAKGMELDYVEIVNPSSFNPLKNKTENDQAIALIAVFLGNIRLIDNLSLND; this is encoded by the coding sequence ATGGACATCTTAACAGACATATATTCTCTTAAGCAATTGCTAAGCACCTACAAGAGTAAGGGTAAAAACATTGGGTTTGTGCCCACGATGGGCGCCTTACATGATGGCCATCTATTTCTAGTAAATCTAGCGCAAAAAGACTGCGATATTGTGGTATGTAGTATTTATATCAACCCAACTCAGTTTAACGATTCAAACGATCTTGAAAACTATCCAGTTACTATTGAACAAGACATAAAATTGTTAAAAACACAAAAATGCGACATTCTATTTATGCCTAGCCATGATGAAATGTATCCTGAAGGGCTAAAAACAAATAACTTTGAGCTAAACAATATAGACAAAGTGCTAGAGGGAAGTAAACGACCAGGGCATTTTGACGGGGTTTGTACGATTGTTCATCGCCTATTTTCAATCGTTGAAGCAGACTATGCTTATTTTGGGGAAAAAGATTTTCAACAATTAGCAATCATCAAACAAGTCGTTAAAAGCTTGTCACTTCCTATCAAAATTAAGAGTGGTGAAACGGTAAGAGAAAATGATGGACTAGCAAAAAGCTCAAGAAATACATTGCTAACCAAAGAAGAAAGGCAAATAGCACCCCTGATTTATAAAAGCTTAATGAAAGCGAAATTAGCTTATAATAAATCAAGCTATGAAGAGCTTAAAAAAATGATAATAGACGATATTAATAATGCAAAAGGAATGGAATTAGATTATGTTGAAATTGTAAATCCAAGCTCCTTTAATCCCCTAAAAAACAAGACTGAAAATGATCAGGCAATTGCATTAATAGCTGTTTTTTTAGGAAATATT